A single window of Drosophila suzukii chromosome 3, CBGP_Dsuzu_IsoJpt1.0, whole genome shotgun sequence DNA harbors:
- the LOC139353227 gene encoding uncharacterized protein: MQVLCARVQMHNAKELTNSTYRLCAVRTASAFRTTQRSSLQAKFPYVNWCGSHRTKTEVKRSARMQSVDNWQAAWDNSSKGRWTLDARVNRKHGQVDFYLTQALSGHGCFRSFLKRFGHDTENGCPESGSGIVEDDQHVLF; encoded by the coding sequence ATGCAAGTGCTTTGCGCACGCGTACAGATGCATAACGCGAAGGAGCTAACGAACTCGACGTACCGCCTTTGTGCTGTCAGAACAGCGAGTGCCTTCCGGACGACGCAGCGCTCGTCATTGCAGGCCAAGTTCCCCTATGTGAACTGGTGCGGGAGCCACAGAACCAAGACCGAGGTGAAGAGGAGTgccaggatgcagagcgtcgacaactggcaggcagcctgggacaACTCCAGCAAGGGACGCTGGACGCTGGACGCAAGGGTAAATAGGAAGCACGGCCAGGTAGATTTCTACCTCACGCAGGCGCTGAGTGGACATGGTTGCTTCCGAAGCTTTCTTAAGCGCTTCGGACACGACACGGAGAACGGTTGTCCAGAGTCCGGCAGTGGGATTGTTGAGGACGATCAGCATGTCCTATTTTAA